From a single Melospiza georgiana isolate bMelGeo1 chromosome 5, bMelGeo1.pri, whole genome shotgun sequence genomic region:
- the TMEM33 gene encoding transmembrane protein 33: MADSTQNGPMAGGAGGGAVQFLMANKLDTAMWISRLFTVYCSALFVLPLLGLHEAASFYQRALLANALTSALRLHQRLPHFQLSRAFLAQALLEDSCHYLLYSLIFVNSYPVTMSIFPVLLFSLLHAATYTKKVLDARSSNSLPFLRNLLEKLSANQQNILKFIACNEIFLMPATVFMLFSGQGSLLQPFIYYRFLTLRYSSRRNPYCRTLFTELRIVVEHLITKPSCPVFVRRLCLSGISFISRLAPTVA, from the exons ATGGCGGACTCCACGCAGAACGGGCCCATGgcaggcggggccggcggcggggccgtg CAATTTCTGATGGCTAACAAGTTGGATACAGCAATGTGGATTTCCCGCTTGTTCACGGTTTACTGCTCAGCTTTATTTGTCCTGCCTCTTCTAGG GTTGCACGAAGCAGCAAGCTTTTACCAGCGTGCCTTGCTGGCAAATGCTCTCACCAGTGCCCTCCGACTACACCAAAGGCTACCGCActtccagctgagcagggcttttCTGGCTCAGGCTTTGCTGGAGGACAGCTGCCATTACCTGTTGTACTCCCTTATCTTTGTGAATTCCTACCCTGTTACGA TGAGTATTTTTCCAGTTCTGCTGTTCTCTTTGCTTCATGCTGCCACATACACAAAGAAGGTTCTTGAT gCACGAAGTTCAAATAGTTTGCCCTTTTTGAGAAATCTGTTAGAGAAACTGAGTGCTAATCAACAGAATATTCTAAAATTCATTGCTTGCAATGAAATTTTCCTGATGCCAGCTACAGTTTTTATGCTCTTCAG TGGACAAGGGAGTCTGCTGCAGCCATTCATCTACTACAGGTTTCTTACATTACGCTACTCCTCTCGGCGAAATCCGTACTGTCG gACTCTCTTCACCGAGCTCAGGATTGTTGTTGAACACTTAATAACGAAGCCCTCGTGCCCTGTTTTTGTAAGAAGACTATGCCTCAGTGGCATTTCCTTTATAAGCAGATTGGCACCAACTGTTGCATAG